The Palleronia sp. THAF1 genome window below encodes:
- a CDS encoding reverse transcriptase domain-containing protein: MPTRSYYFPTEFSHVEQIIRAESTADRETSFAEFRHLNIAPIFSGYELANILGIGPGLLIGILRNPHQNYRQFPVVKKGGGTRQVSSPRTYLKVIQWWILDNILTHLETPDIVFGFKRGTSINWNARHHLGSRHFLNVDIASFFDSVTEVSVYDLFSRLGYADSVSSVLCQLCCLNGSLPQGAPTSPAIGNQILKPLDNSLCELSSEHGIKYSRYADDLTFSSRDFIAQDFLDAVRLRVAEIGFELKDEKTRWRGPGARTEVTGLVVTDFVQPPLKWRKQCRATLHHLGKKERLEQKDIRYLEGILGYASSFEDARQMQALKATTARLLEEHRFPFTEVDRKNTR, translated from the coding sequence ATGCCAACCCGCTCCTACTATTTCCCCACAGAATTCTCTCATGTTGAGCAAATTATTCGAGCCGAGAGCACTGCGGACCGGGAAACGAGCTTCGCTGAGTTCCGCCATCTAAATATTGCTCCGATCTTTTCGGGATACGAGCTGGCAAATATTCTCGGCATTGGCCCCGGCTTGTTGATTGGCATCTTGAGAAATCCCCACCAGAACTACCGTCAGTTTCCCGTGGTGAAAAAGGGAGGCGGAACAAGGCAGGTTTCCTCACCGCGAACTTACCTAAAGGTGATTCAATGGTGGATACTTGATAATATTCTCACACACCTTGAGACGCCAGATATTGTTTTTGGCTTCAAGAGAGGCACAAGCATCAATTGGAATGCTCGGCATCATCTTGGTTCCCGACACTTTCTAAATGTCGATATCGCGTCTTTCTTCGACAGCGTCACCGAAGTTTCTGTTTATGATCTATTTTCGCGACTTGGATACGCAGATTCAGTCTCCTCCGTTCTTTGCCAGCTTTGCTGTTTGAACGGCTCGCTCCCTCAAGGGGCTCCAACAAGTCCTGCGATCGGCAACCAGATACTCAAGCCTCTGGACAATTCTCTTTGCGAACTGTCGTCGGAGCATGGAATAAAATATTCGAGGTATGCCGACGACCTTACTTTTAGCTCCCGCGACTTTATTGCACAGGACTTCCTCGATGCGGTGCGACTGCGAGTCGCCGAGATCGGATTTGAGCTGAAAGACGAAAAAACTCGTTGGAGAGGCCCTGGGGCCAGGACCGAAGTAACCGGTTTGGTAGTGACAGACTTCGTTCAGCCTCCTTTGAAATGGAGGAAGCAGTGCAGAGCAACGCTTCACCATCTTGGTAAAAAAGAGCGGCTTGAACAAAAAGATATTCGATATCTGGAAGGCATATTGGGCTACGCGAGTAGCTTCGAGGATGCTCGGCAGATGCAGGCCTTGAAGGCGACCACAGCCCGCTTACTGGAAGAACACAGATTCCCCTTCACGGAAGTTGACCGAAAGAATACTCGCTAA
- a CDS encoding DNA-binding protein, whose product MTYTRKNSSARLKTVKEVAAEDNVSEKTVRRAIDAGLLDVIRVGPTGRLLRIHPDAHANYRWRLHRQRTA is encoded by the coding sequence ATGACGTACACAAGAAAAAATAGCTCCGCGCGACTGAAAACCGTCAAAGAAGTCGCTGCAGAGGACAACGTTTCCGAAAAAACCGTACGCCGAGCAATCGACGCCGGCTTGCTCGACGTGATCCGGGTCGGCCCCACTGGTCGGCTTCTGCGCATCCATCCGGATGCCCACGCAAACTACCGCTGGCGCCTCCATCGCCAACGTACCGCCTGA
- a CDS encoding tyrosine-type recombinase/integrase, with amino-acid sequence MSDQHVPALRRRFLEDMRIKGLQPKTQTMYLRAMRDFTRFLGRSPDTATPEDLRAFQLDMSENGTGSATFNNRLSVLGFFSVTCAREEMKRHMRYQRLAKKIPVVLSAAEVTRILDVAPGPGLKYRAAFSVAYGGGLRASEVTHLRVPDIDSDRMLIRVDQGKGRKDRHVMLSPSLLTLLRDYYWEARPAGWLFPGRNRIDPISTRQFNRAFGAACDFAEIRKRVSPHTLRHSFATHLLEGGTDIRVIQVLLGHAKLETTTIYTKVATKAIQSVTSPLDLLVRREAGPD; translated from the coding sequence ATGTCCGATCAACACGTTCCCGCTCTGCGCCGGCGGTTTCTCGAAGATATGCGCATCAAGGGTCTGCAGCCGAAAACGCAGACCATGTATTTGCGGGCGATGCGCGACTTCACCCGGTTCTTGGGCCGCTCGCCCGACACGGCGACGCCTGAGGACCTGCGGGCGTTCCAGCTGGACATGTCCGAGAACGGCACCGGCTCGGCGACGTTCAACAACCGGCTGAGCGTACTGGGCTTCTTCTCGGTGACCTGCGCGCGCGAAGAGATGAAGCGCCACATGCGGTATCAGCGTCTGGCGAAGAAGATTCCGGTGGTGCTCAGCGCCGCGGAGGTCACGCGGATCCTCGACGTCGCCCCGGGACCCGGCCTGAAGTACCGTGCCGCGTTCAGCGTCGCTTATGGCGGCGGGCTGCGGGCCAGCGAAGTGACCCATCTGCGCGTGCCCGATATCGACAGCGACCGGATGCTGATCCGCGTCGATCAGGGCAAGGGCCGCAAGGACCGCCACGTGATGCTGTCGCCAAGCCTGCTGACGCTGCTGCGCGACTACTACTGGGAAGCCCGACCCGCGGGTTGGCTCTTTCCCGGCCGCAACCGGATCGATCCCATCTCGACCCGGCAGTTCAACCGGGCCTTCGGGGCGGCCTGCGACTTCGCCGAGATCAGGAAGAGGGTCTCGCCGCACACGTTGCGGCACAGCTTTGCGACCCATCTGCTCGAGGGTGGGACCGACATCCGAGTGATCCAGGTTCTGCTGGGACATGCCAAGCTGGAGACCACGACGATCTATACAAAGGTAGCGACCAAGGCGATCCAGAGTGTGACCAGCCCGCTCGATCTGCTGGTGCGACGGGAGGCCGGTCCAGATTAA
- a CDS encoding TetR/AcrR family transcriptional regulator translates to MPDQQKRQALGRPVGFDRETVLEIAMEFLWNGGFEETPVGDLIDAMGLSRSSFYAAFGSKRGVLIGALRLYSARCIELLVDINRRDDERRIKLRDMIFGLAVVGDERGCFMANCISGQARHDPEIRQIAAEHNAAVEHFLTNLLSDDGSGSRPARARVLISAAYGATLLRAAGTHRAEIEEMLDALVDRV, encoded by the coding sequence ATGCCTGATCAACAGAAGCGCCAAGCGCTCGGTCGGCCGGTCGGCTTCGACCGAGAGACGGTGCTCGAGATCGCCATGGAATTCCTCTGGAACGGTGGGTTCGAAGAAACGCCGGTGGGTGACTTGATTGACGCGATGGGTCTGAGCAGATCGAGCTTCTACGCGGCGTTCGGCTCGAAACGCGGGGTACTGATCGGCGCACTTCGCCTGTATTCGGCCCGGTGCATTGAGCTTTTGGTGGATATCAACCGGCGGGATGACGAGCGACGGATCAAACTACGAGACATGATCTTTGGCTTGGCCGTGGTCGGTGACGAACGCGGCTGCTTCATGGCCAACTGCATCAGCGGGCAAGCCCGTCACGATCCTGAGATCCGCCAAATCGCGGCCGAGCACAACGCGGCTGTCGAACATTTCCTGACGAACCTACTCTCCGATGACGGAAGCGGAAGCCGACCCGCGAGGGCGCGCGTCCTTATCTCGGCGGCCTACGGCGCGACCCTTCTGAGGGCGGCCGGAACACACCGGGCCGAGATCGAGGAGATGCTTGACGCTCTTGTCGATCGCGTCTGA
- a CDS encoding SDR family oxidoreductase, with the protein MTSRLEGRRVLVTHADRYIGPPIVDLFKKEGAEIVADETDYANADAVRDVVERSGRIDVLVANFAGPHRLMPVTNMLTDVTGFRDEDFQSYLDELVWPLLWFVRATLPQMIERGAGKIVGCTSATPMRAIPGLNIYSAARGAQNAFVQTVGAEVAAKGVQFNALGPAHIENNMYYTDEMLSNEDVREQFVSQIPASRLGVGADAAALALALATEASDFLAGQVIPISGGWTT; encoded by the coding sequence ATGACCAGCCGCCTTGAGGGACGTCGGGTTCTCGTCACCCACGCCGACCGTTACATTGGCCCCCCGATCGTTGATCTCTTTAAGAAGGAGGGTGCCGAAATCGTCGCGGACGAAACGGACTATGCGAATGCGGACGCCGTGCGCGATGTTGTCGAACGGTCTGGACGGATCGACGTTCTCGTTGCGAACTTCGCCGGACCGCATCGTTTGATGCCGGTGACAAACATGCTGACAGACGTCACCGGGTTCCGGGACGAGGACTTCCAGAGCTACCTCGACGAGCTGGTCTGGCCACTCCTGTGGTTCGTGCGCGCCACGCTGCCGCAGATGATCGAACGTGGCGCCGGCAAAATCGTGGGCTGCACGAGTGCCACGCCGATGCGCGCGATCCCGGGGTTGAACATCTATTCTGCTGCCCGAGGCGCGCAGAACGCCTTCGTCCAGACGGTCGGTGCCGAAGTCGCGGCGAAGGGTGTGCAGTTCAACGCCCTCGGTCCGGCGCATATCGAGAACAACATGTACTACACCGACGAGATGCTTTCGAACGAGGACGTCCGCGAACAGTTCGTCTCCCAGATCCCGGCAAGCCGGCTTGGCGTGGGGGCCGATGCGGCAGCCTTGGCTTTGGCGCTGGCCACCGAGGCCAGCGACTTCCTCGCGGGGCAGGTTATCCCGATCTCAGGAGGGTGGACGACCTGA
- a CDS encoding sensor histidine kinase — translation MDEVRQIDLGIFFDAAPNAQLVFTPDLRIVAANRCYCNMLGRRPEDLIGIRVFEAFPANPDDPDADAEAELQASTDAVVATGEAQEMPLRQHDVSETDGRYGTRYWRILNSPVFADASEPDRVTHIIHTAEDVTRSVLGERADAAKRRAAMRGAELSYFELDPASGWLTRSPKLDELFGFEPGETVTTVQSFLDRIHPDDHQATIAEIERGGRIIGSDLRFDYRILRPDGTMRWVIGRGESVRDADTQDVSIVGIVLDVTLMREREENLREAVEARDLLIAEVNHRVKNSLQMVTSILNLEANATEDSAARASLRAATARVNSIAAIHASLYEDDDVRTVQIDKYLERLTRHLRASLESEGWGVRITLEVEPIRLPTDKAVTLSLVVNELVTNSFKHAFGQNDDGTVSVSLRRDDGNTIILEVSDDGTGSGPDRSDQSTPSSGLGQRLIAGMAAQLGGTIEEENTSGWKTRISFVE, via the coding sequence ATGGATGAAGTCAGGCAAATCGATCTGGGCATCTTCTTTGATGCCGCGCCAAATGCGCAGTTGGTGTTCACGCCAGACCTACGGATCGTCGCGGCGAACCGGTGCTATTGCAACATGCTGGGCCGCCGGCCCGAGGATCTGATCGGCATCCGGGTCTTTGAGGCGTTTCCAGCCAACCCCGACGATCCGGATGCCGATGCGGAAGCCGAGTTGCAGGCATCGACGGATGCCGTGGTCGCAACTGGCGAAGCACAGGAAATGCCGCTTCGACAGCATGATGTCTCGGAGACCGACGGCCGCTACGGCACGCGATACTGGCGCATCCTGAACTCTCCCGTCTTCGCCGACGCATCCGAACCGGACCGGGTCACTCACATAATCCATACAGCCGAGGACGTCACGCGTAGCGTTCTGGGGGAGCGCGCGGACGCCGCGAAGCGTCGGGCTGCCATGCGCGGGGCTGAGCTAAGTTACTTCGAGCTCGACCCGGCCTCAGGGTGGCTGACCCGCTCCCCAAAATTGGATGAGCTGTTCGGTTTCGAACCAGGCGAGACGGTCACAACGGTCCAGTCGTTTCTCGATCGGATACATCCCGACGACCATCAGGCGACCATTGCCGAGATCGAACGGGGGGGCCGCATCATTGGGTCCGACCTGCGTTTTGACTACCGCATCCTGCGGCCCGACGGGACCATGCGATGGGTGATTGGACGCGGCGAGTCCGTGCGGGATGCGGACACGCAGGATGTCAGTATCGTCGGCATCGTCCTCGACGTGACATTGATGCGCGAGCGCGAAGAGAACCTTCGCGAGGCGGTCGAAGCCCGCGACCTGCTGATCGCAGAGGTGAACCATCGGGTGAAAAACTCACTCCAAATGGTCACCAGCATCCTGAACCTCGAGGCGAATGCGACCGAGGATTCCGCTGCGCGCGCCTCACTTCGGGCAGCGACTGCGCGGGTGAACTCCATCGCGGCAATCCATGCCTCACTTTACGAAGATGACGACGTTCGAACAGTCCAGATCGACAAATATCTGGAGAGGCTGACGAGGCACCTTCGCGCCTCGCTCGAAAGCGAAGGATGGGGGGTGCGGATCACCCTCGAAGTCGAACCGATCCGGCTTCCAACGGACAAGGCTGTGACCCTGTCGCTGGTCGTGAACGAACTGGTGACCAACTCGTTCAAGCACGCCTTCGGCCAAAACGACGATGGCACTGTATCCGTCAGCTTGCGGCGGGACGACGGCAACACGATCATCCTTGAAGTTTCAGATGATGGAACGGGTTCAGGGCCTGATCGTTCTGATCAAAGCACTCCTTCTTCTGGCCTTGGGCAGCGTTTGATTGCGGGGATGGCTGCGCAATTGGGCGGGACGATCGAGGAAGAAAACACAAGTGGCTGGAAGACCCGCATCTCTTTTGTCGAATGA
- a CDS encoding response regulator has product MSNDTGIGLRVLIVEDNIFIALDLEAQLVELGHEVVGIAATATKAIDMSRQSSPDIAIVDLQLANGSKGQDAALVLRSEMEIPSVFVSGSLHQVTDAEKEAIRPLAMLSKPLLPNELRRTLEDAVNSDLVGQNR; this is encoded by the coding sequence TTGTCGAATGATACTGGCATCGGACTTCGCGTCCTTATCGTCGAAGACAACATCTTTATCGCGCTGGATCTGGAGGCGCAGCTTGTCGAGTTGGGGCATGAGGTCGTCGGCATCGCCGCAACAGCGACCAAGGCAATTGATATGTCACGACAGTCCAGCCCGGATATTGCGATCGTCGACCTTCAACTCGCCAACGGAAGTAAAGGGCAAGATGCGGCCTTGGTGCTGCGCAGCGAGATGGAAATCCCATCGGTATTCGTCAGCGGAAGCTTGCACCAGGTGACCGATGCCGAGAAGGAAGCGATCCGTCCACTGGCGATGCTTTCGAAGCCTCTGTTGCCGAACGAGTTGCGACGCACTCTCGAAGATGCGGTAAACTCCGATCTGGTTGGGCAAAACCGATAG
- a CDS encoding GAF domain-containing sensor histidine kinase yields the protein MHNAITQDHAAFLRGEHDFQADIGILANSDLVGTILETVMLATNMRFAAVARVTSDRWVACRTVDEVNFGLAEGDEIEIESTFCQSVRETSNKVLFNDAATDELYRGHPIAAQFGIVSYASIPIHRSDGSFFGTLCAIDTEPRDVKQPRAVSMLEMFANIIGRSLETEERLETQERVVQQERELTRIQEEFVAVLGHDLRNPVAALDAGFRHLDKEPLTDKALKLLPLMRSSLRRMNDLIDNMMLHAKARLGGGIRISATPDAPLASAVTQIVEEIRAAFPEQEISLELSFDQPVSCDAPRIAQAISNLLSNAVRHGTPGAPIQVEGLIGEGELEIRVRNQGKAIPENLRQGLFHPFERGDQALGEGLGLGLFIASSIAIAHNGEIDVECDSGITTFIFRIPMLISAA from the coding sequence ATGCACAACGCAATCACTCAAGATCATGCGGCCTTCTTGCGGGGAGAACATGACTTCCAGGCTGACATCGGCATACTTGCGAACAGCGATCTTGTCGGCACCATCCTGGAAACTGTCATGCTGGCCACGAATATGCGCTTCGCGGCCGTGGCCCGCGTGACATCGGATCGCTGGGTCGCGTGCCGCACAGTGGACGAGGTCAATTTTGGCTTGGCCGAAGGGGACGAGATAGAAATCGAGTCGACCTTCTGTCAGTCCGTCCGCGAAACATCGAACAAGGTTCTGTTCAACGACGCGGCAACTGACGAGCTCTATCGCGGCCATCCCATCGCCGCCCAGTTCGGCATCGTGAGCTACGCTTCGATCCCGATTCATCGCAGTGACGGAAGTTTTTTCGGCACGCTCTGCGCGATCGATACGGAGCCGCGCGACGTGAAGCAGCCACGCGCAGTGTCGATGCTGGAGATGTTTGCAAACATCATCGGCCGCAGCCTGGAAACCGAAGAACGGCTGGAAACCCAGGAACGGGTGGTGCAGCAAGAGCGCGAGCTGACTCGCATCCAAGAGGAATTCGTTGCTGTCCTCGGCCATGACCTCCGCAACCCGGTAGCGGCGCTCGATGCCGGCTTTCGGCATCTGGACAAGGAGCCGTTAACCGACAAAGCGCTCAAGCTCCTCCCCTTGATGCGATCATCACTGCGTCGCATGAATGATCTTATCGACAATATGATGCTGCACGCGAAGGCCCGGCTGGGAGGTGGAATCCGCATCTCAGCTACGCCGGACGCGCCGTTAGCCAGCGCTGTCACTCAAATCGTTGAGGAAATTCGTGCTGCATTCCCAGAGCAGGAGATTTCGCTCGAACTATCCTTCGACCAGCCAGTCAGTTGCGATGCCCCTCGCATCGCGCAGGCAATCTCGAATCTCTTGTCGAATGCCGTTCGTCACGGAACACCCGGCGCGCCCATACAGGTGGAGGGCCTGATCGGCGAGGGCGAGCTTGAAATCCGTGTCCGCAATCAAGGAAAGGCTATCCCCGAAAACCTGCGACAGGGCTTGTTCCACCCGTTCGAGCGTGGTGATCAGGCCTTGGGAGAGGGACTTGGGCTCGGCCTTTTCATCGCGTCGTCCATCGCCATCGCTCATAATGGTGAAATTGATGTGGAATGCGATAGCGGAATAACCACCTTTATCTTCAGAATACCAATGCTGATCTCAGCCGCTTGA
- a CDS encoding IS5 family transposase (programmed frameshift), which produces MSDLYWLSEAQMERLRPYFPKSHGVPRVDDRRVLSGIIFINRNGLRWRDAPREYGPHKTLYNRWKRWSDMGVFARIMAGLAAEAPDNKTISIDATYLKAHRTASSLWSKKGGRGRLIGRTKGGMNTKLHAVTDACGRPIRFFMTAGQASDYTGARALLSSLPDADWLLGDRGYDADWFREDLINKKIKPCILGRKSRDTPVKYDKRRYRKRNRIEIMFGRLKDWRRVATRYDRSPTVFLSAIALAAAVIFWL; this is translated from the exons ATGAGTGATCTATACTGGCTGAGCGAGGCTCAGATGGAGCGGCTGCGGCCTTACTTTCCCAAGAGCCATGGCGTGCCCCGCGTCGATGATCGACGGGTCCTGAGCGGCATTATCTTCATCAATCGCAATGGCTTGCGATGGCGAGATGCGCCGCGTGAATATGGCCCCCACAAGACGCTCTACAACCGCTGGAAGCGGTGGAGCGATATGGGCGTGTTCGCGCGGATCATGGCTGGCTTGGCGGCGGAGGCGCCCGACAACAAGACGATCTCCATCGACGCCACGTATCTGAAAGCGCATCGCACGGCCTCGAGTCTATGGTCGA AAAAAGGGGGGCGTGGACGCCTGATCGGACGCACGAAGGGCGGCATGAACACCAAGCTGCACGCCGTGACGGACGCGTGTGGGCGGCCTATCCGGTTCTTCATGACGGCGGGACAGGCCAGCGATTACACTGGAGCCAGAGCTCTATTGAGCAGTCTTCCGGACGCCGACTGGCTCTTGGGGGACCGAGGATACGACGCGGACTGGTTCCGCGAAGACCTTATCAACAAGAAGATAAAGCCCTGCATCCTTGGCCGGAAGTCACGCGACACCCCGGTCAAATACGACAAACGCCGCTACCGAAAGCGCAACCGGATTGAGATCATGTTCGGTCGCCTGAAAGACTGGAGACGCGTGGCCACGCGTTACGACAGAAGCCCCACGGTCTTCCTCTCAGCCATCGCCCTCGCCGCTGCCGTCATCTTTTGGCTATGA